From Palaemon carinicauda isolate YSFRI2023 chromosome 29, ASM3689809v2, whole genome shotgun sequence, one genomic window encodes:
- the LOC137622717 gene encoding uncharacterized protein — translation MGKRKKKRREGEEREMAEMGKRKKKREEGGKRETAEMGERDKEKRGEGGKREVTEMGNRKKKKRGEGGKREVTKMGKRKKKKRVEGEKREMAEMGKRKKKRRGREKRSD, via the coding sequence atggggaagaggaagaagaaaaggagagagggagaggaaagaGAAATGGCTGAaatggggaagaggaagaagaaaagagaagaggGAGGGAAAAGAGAAACGGCTGAAATGGGGGAGAGAGACAAGGAGAAAAGAGGAGAGGGAGGGAAAAGAGAAGTGACTGAAATGgggaataggaagaagaagaaaagaggagaggGAGGGAAAAGAGAAGTGACTAAaatggggaagaggaagaagaagaaaagagtagAAGGAGAGAAAAGAGAAATGGCTGAaatggggaagaggaagaagaagaggagagggagagaaaagagAAGTGACTGA